A stretch of Stigmatopora argus isolate UIUO_Sarg chromosome 22, RoL_Sarg_1.0, whole genome shotgun sequence DNA encodes these proteins:
- the LOC144067961 gene encoding E3 ubiquitin-protein ligase CBL-like isoform X2 yields the protein MIPPKQLSTWLLQKYYLMRKFTRRSPSELMAGNPRRGAGLIGLMKDAFQPHQQPLQPHQPAVVDKKMVEKCWKLMDKVVRLCQNPKVALKNSPPYILDLLPDTYQHLRTILSRYESRMDMLGENEYFRVVMDNLTNKTKQTMSLFKEAKERMYEENSQPRRNLTKLSLIFSHMLAELKAIFPNGLFQGDNFRITKADAAEFWRRSFGDKTIVPWRTFRQALHEFHPISSGLEAMALKSTIDLTCNDYISVFEFDIFTRLFQPWSSLLRNWNSLAVTHPGYMAFLTYDEVKARLHRFTHKPGSYIFRLSCTRLGQWAIGYVTADGNILQTIPLNKPLFQALIDGYREGFYLFPDGRAQNPDLTGLCEPSPQDHIKVTQEQYELYCEMGSTFQLCKICAENDKDVKIEPCRHLMCTSCLTAWQESEGQGCPFCRCEIKGTEPIVVDPFHPKASGSAFLGFQGAACRAEAAANDEDDDERLEDQNLVMSRLACSKVERPASPVSQLPPVPPRLDLLQQRPSNSHSQLAQGACAKMGATHRDKPLPLPPAHRELPPPPPPERPSLATSDSRLQRRPLPSTPDTPAWSANYMVPRPVCKAPAAAATLPPTPQGGAESSKAQAATNAIYCLAASREKLSADCEENEYMSPTSLPASSAPWIITGSLVPPPPPPSQANHHDDVSADGTDVDVGDPQVYEAMCNIQAQAAATADAVDHERPQLSYQAKSSDGSVEDAYEYDCPRPPAPARRAPADANGPSDAFVALNIDGGAESGSYAAGSDPERPPKPLPRRANSDRRARPPNREPPSSSSPTPPSAGAALSGEIECLMSQGYSIQDIQKALMIARNNLETAKNILREFVSVPSPAHIAT from the exons ATGATCCCTCCAAAGCAGTTGAGTACGTGGCTTCTGCAGAAGTACTATTTGATGCGAAAATTCACACG CCGGTCACCGAGCGAATTAATGGCCGGAAATCCGAGGAGGGGCGCGGGTCTCATCGGCTTGATGAAGGACGCCTTTCAGCCACACCAACAGCCCCTGCAACCTCACCAACCCGCTGTAGTAGACAAGAAAATGGTGGAGAAATGCTGGAAGCTCATGGATAAG GTGGTGCGCTTGTGCCAGAACCCCAAGGTGGCACTGAAGAACAGCCCGCCTTACATCCTGGACTTGCTGCCGGACACTTACCAGCACCTGCGCACCATCCTGTCGCGCTACGAGAGCCGCATGGACATGCTCGGCGAGAACGAGTACTTTCGCGTGGTCATGGACAACCTGACCAACAAAACCAAGCAGACTATGTCCCTGTTCAAGGAGGCCAAGGAGAGGATGTACGAAGAGAATTCACAGCCCAG GCGAAACCTCACCAAGCTCTCACTCATCTTCAGCCACATGCTAGCAGAGCTTAAAGCCATCTTTCCCAACGGCCTGTTTCAAGGCGACAACTTCCGCATCACCAAGGCGGACGCCGCCGAGTTTTGGAGGCGCTCCTTTGGGGACAA GACCATCGTGCCGTGGAGGACATTCCGCCAGGCGTTGCACGAGTTCCACCCCATAAGTTCGGGCCTGGAGGCCATGGCGCTCAAGTCCACCATCGACCTTACCTGCAACGATTACATCTCTGTCTTTGAATTTGACATCTTCACCAGGCTCTTCCAG CCGTGGTCGTCTCTTTTGAGGAACTGGAACAGTCTCGCTGTCACCCATCCGGGCTACATGGCCTTCCTCACGTACGACGAGGTTAAGGCTCGTCTGCATAGATTCACTCACAAACCGGGCAG CTACATCTTTAGGCTGAGCTGCACGCGACTGGGCCAGTGGGCCATCGGGTACGTGACGGCGGACGGCAACATCCTGCAGACCATCCCGCTTAACAAGCCACTGTTCCAAGCGCTGATCGACGGCTACAGAGAGGGCTT CTACCTTTTCCCAGATGGTCGCGCACAGAACCCAGACCTCACGGGCCTGTGTGAACCTTCGCCACAAGACCACATCAAAGTTACGCAG GAGCAGTACGAGTTATACTGCGAGATGGGCTCCACCTTCCAGCTCTGCAAGATCTGCGCCGAGAACGACAAGGACGTCAAGATCGAACCGTGCCGACATCTGATGTGCACTTCTTGTCTGACCGCGTGGCAG GAGTCAGAGGGTCAGGGGTGCCCCTTCTGCCGCTGCGAGATTAAGGGCACCGAGCCCATCGTGGTGGATCCCTTCCACCCCAAGGCCAGTGGCAGCGCTTTCCTCGGCTTCCAGGGCGCAGCGTGTCGGGCCGAGGCGGCCGCCAacgacgaagacgacgacgagCGCCTGGAGGATCAGAACCTTGTTATGAGCAGGCTGGCCTGCAGCAAG GTGGAGCGGCCAGCATCTCCAGTTTCCCAGCTGCCACCGGTCCCGCCCCGCTTGGACCTTCTTCAGCAGAGACCCTCCAACTCCCACAGCCAGCTGGCGCAAGGAGCCTGCGCTAAG ATGGGGGCCACACACAGGGACAAGCCTCTCCCGCTTCCCCCGGCGCACCGAGAGttaccgccgccgcctccgccggaGCGCCCGTCCCTGGCGACGTCGGATTCCAGGCTCCAGAGGAGACCCCTTCCCTCCACGCCCGACACCCCCGCCTGGAGCGCCAACTACATGGTACCGCGGCCCGTCTGCAaggcgcccgccgccgccgccaccctgCCACCGACGCCTCAAGGGGGGGCGGAGTCGAGTAAAGCCCAGGCGGCCACCAATGCCATCTACTGCCTGGCTGCCAG CAGGGAGAAGTTGTCCGCCGACTGCGAGGAGAATGAGTACATGAGTCCCACCTCCCTCCCGGCGTCGAGCGCCCCCTGGATCATCACCGGCTCCTTGGTTCCGCCGCCTCCACCGCCCAGCCAAGCCAACCACCACGACGACGTCAG CGCCGACGGAACCGACGTGGACGTGGGCGACCCGCAAGTGTACGAGGCCATGTGCAACATCCAGGCgcaggcggcggcgacggcggatGCCGTCGATCACG AGCGTCCTCAGCTCTCGTACCAAGCCAAGTCATCGGACGGCTCCGTTGAGGACGCGTACGAATACGACTGCCCGCGCCCGCCGGCACCCGCCAGGAGAGCCCCGGCAGACGCCAACGGTCCCTCCGACGCTTTCGTCGCGCTCAACATCGACGGCGGTGCAGAAAGCG GTTCATACGCGGCCGGCTCGGACCCCGAGCGGCCGCCCAAGCCTCTGCCGCGTCGCGCCAACTCAGACCGGCGAGCGCGGCCCCCGAACCGCGAGCCCCCGTCATCCTCCTCACCCACGCCGCCATCGGCCGGCGCGGCGCTGAGCGGCGAGATCGAGTGCCTGATGTCTCAGGGTTACTCCATCCAGGACATCCAGAAAGCGCTGATGATCGCCAGGAACAACTTGGAGACCGCCAAGAACATCTTGCGAGAGTTTGTATCCGTGCCCTCGCCCGCTCACATCGCCACATAG
- the LOC144067961 gene encoding E3 ubiquitin-protein ligase CBL-like isoform X3 — MAGNPRRGAGLIGLMKDAFQPHQQPLQPHQPAVVDKKMVEKCWKLMDKVVRLCQNPKVALKNSPPYILDLLPDTYQHLRTILSRYESRMDMLGENEYFRVVMDNLTNKTKQTMSLFKEAKERMYEENSQPRRNLTKLSLIFSHMLAELKAIFPNGLFQGDNFRITKADAAEFWRRSFGDKTIVPWRTFRQALHEFHPISSGLEAMALKSTIDLTCNDYISVFEFDIFTRLFQPWSSLLRNWNSLAVTHPGYMAFLTYDEVKARLHRFTHKPGSYIFRLSCTRLGQWAIGYVTADGNILQTIPLNKPLFQALIDGYREGFYLFPDGRAQNPDLTGLCEPSPQDHIKVTQEQYELYCEMGSTFQLCKICAENDKDVKIEPCRHLMCTSCLTAWQESEGQGCPFCRCEIKGTEPIVVDPFHPKASGSAFLGFQGAACRAEAAANDEDDDERLEDQNLVMSRLACSKVERPASPVSQLPPVPPRLDLLQQRPSNSHSQLAQGACAKMGATHRDKPLPLPPAHRELPPPPPPERPSLATSDSRLQRRPLPSTPDTPAWSANYMVPRPVCKAPAAAATLPPTPQGGAESSKAQAATNAIYCLAARSLPTSAVSSREKLSADCEENEYMSPTSLPASSAPWIITGSLVPPPPPPSQANHHDDVSADGTDVDVGDPQVYEAMCNIQAQAAATADAVDHERPQLSYQAKSSDGSVEDAYEYDCPRPPAPARRAPADANGPSDAFVALNIDGGAESGSYAAGSDPERPPKPLPRRANSDRRARPPNREPPSSSSPTPPSAGAALSGEIECLMSQGYSIQDIQKALMIARNNLETAKNILREFVSVPSPAHIAT; from the exons ATGGCCGGAAATCCGAGGAGGGGCGCGGGTCTCATCGGCTTGATGAAGGACGCCTTTCAGCCACACCAACAGCCCCTGCAACCTCACCAACCCGCTGTAGTAGACAAGAAAATGGTGGAGAAATGCTGGAAGCTCATGGATAAG GTGGTGCGCTTGTGCCAGAACCCCAAGGTGGCACTGAAGAACAGCCCGCCTTACATCCTGGACTTGCTGCCGGACACTTACCAGCACCTGCGCACCATCCTGTCGCGCTACGAGAGCCGCATGGACATGCTCGGCGAGAACGAGTACTTTCGCGTGGTCATGGACAACCTGACCAACAAAACCAAGCAGACTATGTCCCTGTTCAAGGAGGCCAAGGAGAGGATGTACGAAGAGAATTCACAGCCCAG GCGAAACCTCACCAAGCTCTCACTCATCTTCAGCCACATGCTAGCAGAGCTTAAAGCCATCTTTCCCAACGGCCTGTTTCAAGGCGACAACTTCCGCATCACCAAGGCGGACGCCGCCGAGTTTTGGAGGCGCTCCTTTGGGGACAA GACCATCGTGCCGTGGAGGACATTCCGCCAGGCGTTGCACGAGTTCCACCCCATAAGTTCGGGCCTGGAGGCCATGGCGCTCAAGTCCACCATCGACCTTACCTGCAACGATTACATCTCTGTCTTTGAATTTGACATCTTCACCAGGCTCTTCCAG CCGTGGTCGTCTCTTTTGAGGAACTGGAACAGTCTCGCTGTCACCCATCCGGGCTACATGGCCTTCCTCACGTACGACGAGGTTAAGGCTCGTCTGCATAGATTCACTCACAAACCGGGCAG CTACATCTTTAGGCTGAGCTGCACGCGACTGGGCCAGTGGGCCATCGGGTACGTGACGGCGGACGGCAACATCCTGCAGACCATCCCGCTTAACAAGCCACTGTTCCAAGCGCTGATCGACGGCTACAGAGAGGGCTT CTACCTTTTCCCAGATGGTCGCGCACAGAACCCAGACCTCACGGGCCTGTGTGAACCTTCGCCACAAGACCACATCAAAGTTACGCAG GAGCAGTACGAGTTATACTGCGAGATGGGCTCCACCTTCCAGCTCTGCAAGATCTGCGCCGAGAACGACAAGGACGTCAAGATCGAACCGTGCCGACATCTGATGTGCACTTCTTGTCTGACCGCGTGGCAG GAGTCAGAGGGTCAGGGGTGCCCCTTCTGCCGCTGCGAGATTAAGGGCACCGAGCCCATCGTGGTGGATCCCTTCCACCCCAAGGCCAGTGGCAGCGCTTTCCTCGGCTTCCAGGGCGCAGCGTGTCGGGCCGAGGCGGCCGCCAacgacgaagacgacgacgagCGCCTGGAGGATCAGAACCTTGTTATGAGCAGGCTGGCCTGCAGCAAG GTGGAGCGGCCAGCATCTCCAGTTTCCCAGCTGCCACCGGTCCCGCCCCGCTTGGACCTTCTTCAGCAGAGACCCTCCAACTCCCACAGCCAGCTGGCGCAAGGAGCCTGCGCTAAG ATGGGGGCCACACACAGGGACAAGCCTCTCCCGCTTCCCCCGGCGCACCGAGAGttaccgccgccgcctccgccggaGCGCCCGTCCCTGGCGACGTCGGATTCCAGGCTCCAGAGGAGACCCCTTCCCTCCACGCCCGACACCCCCGCCTGGAGCGCCAACTACATGGTACCGCGGCCCGTCTGCAaggcgcccgccgccgccgccaccctgCCACCGACGCCTCAAGGGGGGGCGGAGTCGAGTAAAGCCCAGGCGGCCACCAATGCCATCTACTGCCTGGCTGCCAG GTCACTGCCAACTTCGGCCGTGTCCAGCAGGGAGAAGTTGTCCGCCGACTGCGAGGAGAATGAGTACATGAGTCCCACCTCCCTCCCGGCGTCGAGCGCCCCCTGGATCATCACCGGCTCCTTGGTTCCGCCGCCTCCACCGCCCAGCCAAGCCAACCACCACGACGACGTCAG CGCCGACGGAACCGACGTGGACGTGGGCGACCCGCAAGTGTACGAGGCCATGTGCAACATCCAGGCgcaggcggcggcgacggcggatGCCGTCGATCACG AGCGTCCTCAGCTCTCGTACCAAGCCAAGTCATCGGACGGCTCCGTTGAGGACGCGTACGAATACGACTGCCCGCGCCCGCCGGCACCCGCCAGGAGAGCCCCGGCAGACGCCAACGGTCCCTCCGACGCTTTCGTCGCGCTCAACATCGACGGCGGTGCAGAAAGCG GTTCATACGCGGCCGGCTCGGACCCCGAGCGGCCGCCCAAGCCTCTGCCGCGTCGCGCCAACTCAGACCGGCGAGCGCGGCCCCCGAACCGCGAGCCCCCGTCATCCTCCTCACCCACGCCGCCATCGGCCGGCGCGGCGCTGAGCGGCGAGATCGAGTGCCTGATGTCTCAGGGTTACTCCATCCAGGACATCCAGAAAGCGCTGATGATCGCCAGGAACAACTTGGAGACCGCCAAGAACATCTTGCGAGAGTTTGTATCCGTGCCCTCGCCCGCTCACATCGCCACATAG
- the LOC144067961 gene encoding E3 ubiquitin-protein ligase CBL-like isoform X1, giving the protein MIPPKQLSTWLLQKYYLMRKFTRRSPSELMAGNPRRGAGLIGLMKDAFQPHQQPLQPHQPAVVDKKMVEKCWKLMDKVVRLCQNPKVALKNSPPYILDLLPDTYQHLRTILSRYESRMDMLGENEYFRVVMDNLTNKTKQTMSLFKEAKERMYEENSQPRRNLTKLSLIFSHMLAELKAIFPNGLFQGDNFRITKADAAEFWRRSFGDKTIVPWRTFRQALHEFHPISSGLEAMALKSTIDLTCNDYISVFEFDIFTRLFQPWSSLLRNWNSLAVTHPGYMAFLTYDEVKARLHRFTHKPGSYIFRLSCTRLGQWAIGYVTADGNILQTIPLNKPLFQALIDGYREGFYLFPDGRAQNPDLTGLCEPSPQDHIKVTQEQYELYCEMGSTFQLCKICAENDKDVKIEPCRHLMCTSCLTAWQESEGQGCPFCRCEIKGTEPIVVDPFHPKASGSAFLGFQGAACRAEAAANDEDDDERLEDQNLVMSRLACSKVERPASPVSQLPPVPPRLDLLQQRPSNSHSQLAQGACAKMGATHRDKPLPLPPAHRELPPPPPPERPSLATSDSRLQRRPLPSTPDTPAWSANYMVPRPVCKAPAAAATLPPTPQGGAESSKAQAATNAIYCLAARSLPTSAVSSREKLSADCEENEYMSPTSLPASSAPWIITGSLVPPPPPPSQANHHDDVSADGTDVDVGDPQVYEAMCNIQAQAAATADAVDHERPQLSYQAKSSDGSVEDAYEYDCPRPPAPARRAPADANGPSDAFVALNIDGGAESGSYAAGSDPERPPKPLPRRANSDRRARPPNREPPSSSSPTPPSAGAALSGEIECLMSQGYSIQDIQKALMIARNNLETAKNILREFVSVPSPAHIAT; this is encoded by the exons ATGATCCCTCCAAAGCAGTTGAGTACGTGGCTTCTGCAGAAGTACTATTTGATGCGAAAATTCACACG CCGGTCACCGAGCGAATTAATGGCCGGAAATCCGAGGAGGGGCGCGGGTCTCATCGGCTTGATGAAGGACGCCTTTCAGCCACACCAACAGCCCCTGCAACCTCACCAACCCGCTGTAGTAGACAAGAAAATGGTGGAGAAATGCTGGAAGCTCATGGATAAG GTGGTGCGCTTGTGCCAGAACCCCAAGGTGGCACTGAAGAACAGCCCGCCTTACATCCTGGACTTGCTGCCGGACACTTACCAGCACCTGCGCACCATCCTGTCGCGCTACGAGAGCCGCATGGACATGCTCGGCGAGAACGAGTACTTTCGCGTGGTCATGGACAACCTGACCAACAAAACCAAGCAGACTATGTCCCTGTTCAAGGAGGCCAAGGAGAGGATGTACGAAGAGAATTCACAGCCCAG GCGAAACCTCACCAAGCTCTCACTCATCTTCAGCCACATGCTAGCAGAGCTTAAAGCCATCTTTCCCAACGGCCTGTTTCAAGGCGACAACTTCCGCATCACCAAGGCGGACGCCGCCGAGTTTTGGAGGCGCTCCTTTGGGGACAA GACCATCGTGCCGTGGAGGACATTCCGCCAGGCGTTGCACGAGTTCCACCCCATAAGTTCGGGCCTGGAGGCCATGGCGCTCAAGTCCACCATCGACCTTACCTGCAACGATTACATCTCTGTCTTTGAATTTGACATCTTCACCAGGCTCTTCCAG CCGTGGTCGTCTCTTTTGAGGAACTGGAACAGTCTCGCTGTCACCCATCCGGGCTACATGGCCTTCCTCACGTACGACGAGGTTAAGGCTCGTCTGCATAGATTCACTCACAAACCGGGCAG CTACATCTTTAGGCTGAGCTGCACGCGACTGGGCCAGTGGGCCATCGGGTACGTGACGGCGGACGGCAACATCCTGCAGACCATCCCGCTTAACAAGCCACTGTTCCAAGCGCTGATCGACGGCTACAGAGAGGGCTT CTACCTTTTCCCAGATGGTCGCGCACAGAACCCAGACCTCACGGGCCTGTGTGAACCTTCGCCACAAGACCACATCAAAGTTACGCAG GAGCAGTACGAGTTATACTGCGAGATGGGCTCCACCTTCCAGCTCTGCAAGATCTGCGCCGAGAACGACAAGGACGTCAAGATCGAACCGTGCCGACATCTGATGTGCACTTCTTGTCTGACCGCGTGGCAG GAGTCAGAGGGTCAGGGGTGCCCCTTCTGCCGCTGCGAGATTAAGGGCACCGAGCCCATCGTGGTGGATCCCTTCCACCCCAAGGCCAGTGGCAGCGCTTTCCTCGGCTTCCAGGGCGCAGCGTGTCGGGCCGAGGCGGCCGCCAacgacgaagacgacgacgagCGCCTGGAGGATCAGAACCTTGTTATGAGCAGGCTGGCCTGCAGCAAG GTGGAGCGGCCAGCATCTCCAGTTTCCCAGCTGCCACCGGTCCCGCCCCGCTTGGACCTTCTTCAGCAGAGACCCTCCAACTCCCACAGCCAGCTGGCGCAAGGAGCCTGCGCTAAG ATGGGGGCCACACACAGGGACAAGCCTCTCCCGCTTCCCCCGGCGCACCGAGAGttaccgccgccgcctccgccggaGCGCCCGTCCCTGGCGACGTCGGATTCCAGGCTCCAGAGGAGACCCCTTCCCTCCACGCCCGACACCCCCGCCTGGAGCGCCAACTACATGGTACCGCGGCCCGTCTGCAaggcgcccgccgccgccgccaccctgCCACCGACGCCTCAAGGGGGGGCGGAGTCGAGTAAAGCCCAGGCGGCCACCAATGCCATCTACTGCCTGGCTGCCAG GTCACTGCCAACTTCGGCCGTGTCCAGCAGGGAGAAGTTGTCCGCCGACTGCGAGGAGAATGAGTACATGAGTCCCACCTCCCTCCCGGCGTCGAGCGCCCCCTGGATCATCACCGGCTCCTTGGTTCCGCCGCCTCCACCGCCCAGCCAAGCCAACCACCACGACGACGTCAG CGCCGACGGAACCGACGTGGACGTGGGCGACCCGCAAGTGTACGAGGCCATGTGCAACATCCAGGCgcaggcggcggcgacggcggatGCCGTCGATCACG AGCGTCCTCAGCTCTCGTACCAAGCCAAGTCATCGGACGGCTCCGTTGAGGACGCGTACGAATACGACTGCCCGCGCCCGCCGGCACCCGCCAGGAGAGCCCCGGCAGACGCCAACGGTCCCTCCGACGCTTTCGTCGCGCTCAACATCGACGGCGGTGCAGAAAGCG GTTCATACGCGGCCGGCTCGGACCCCGAGCGGCCGCCCAAGCCTCTGCCGCGTCGCGCCAACTCAGACCGGCGAGCGCGGCCCCCGAACCGCGAGCCCCCGTCATCCTCCTCACCCACGCCGCCATCGGCCGGCGCGGCGCTGAGCGGCGAGATCGAGTGCCTGATGTCTCAGGGTTACTCCATCCAGGACATCCAGAAAGCGCTGATGATCGCCAGGAACAACTTGGAGACCGCCAAGAACATCTTGCGAGAGTTTGTATCCGTGCCCTCGCCCGCTCACATCGCCACATAG